AATCCACACAGCCTAAGTAGGTGTCTGTGCACAGCTAAGCTTATCATTTCAACTTCAGTTTTGAATTGAATCTCTCCACCTGCTGCATTTCCATCCTTGAGCCTTTTAACTGCTACTAAGGTTCCATCTTGTAGCTGCCCTTTGTAGACATTTCCGAAGCCACCTTTTCCAAGCAAGTTTTTGCTACTGAAGTTATTTGTTGCAACCTGAAGCTCCCTGAACTGGAATCTTTTCAGGTTACCGAGGCAGACCTCTTCTTTGTGTTGGTCTGAAAAAGGATTTGGTGGTTACTAGAATTAAATCATCAATTACAATGAAATTTCCCAATAAAACAGGTATCATTTTGCAAGCCAGTGAAGAGATGCAGTTCTTTAATTTCACTGCATAATATCTAGTATTTTACCTTTGACATCAAAGAATATCTGTTGATTATGCCTTTGACTGCACCAAATAAATAGCCCAAATGCGAGACTAATGAGACAGATGCTCCCAATGCTGGATGCAAGGGCAAGTATTAGTTTATGTCTTTTGGGCCTTTGTGGAGTTGGATCACCTAAATAAATCAAGAATAATGATCAGGATTCAAGAAAGAAGGCTTCCTTCAGAAAAAATCAAATGATAATGAACTCAAAGGCCTCTTATGTTAAATAATCTGCTTGCAGATGGCAATTGGTTCTCAGCAACTCATCATTTTATAGCAAAAACTCCCAAGATGATCTTTCCATGCAACAAGATGCAAAACAGACTTGGCTGCTGGTCCTTAATCAGGAAAAGTTTGCTTAGTGCTCCACTAAGAGGGAGAGAtcaaattgaacccaaaaaatgacaatgagaaaattaatctttatttctttgttttgttttttcgttgaggtaatcaaattgGTATGTGCTTAGTTTGAAAAAGAATTATATATTACTAAAATGTAAGAGCAGAACAATTGTAAAAGCTAAAAAAGATGGATTACAGAATTATAATGCCTTAAAagacaattttttttcatttcatcAACACAGCAATGCAATAGCTGCAAATAACTATTGAAGGAATTTTTCTAAGCAAAGGCTGCTCTGGACCAAGAAGATAATTTGTAAGGGGGAAAGGTTAATTGTTATTCTTCTGGTCTCATTTAAGTTGTGATTGATTTTCCTAGAAAGTTCCTCTAACAATCTAGATAGCTCCTGAGGAGACTCATAGTAAGGATCAGGCTGGTGGATGACCAAGAATGCTGGTGTTCAGGGGGAACTAGTAAGGCAGTGACCTTGATcaacttaagagaagaatgtggtgAATTGGCTGCTAGTTCAGTTTTTTATGTTGATTTTAACCAGGTCAATACTTGGAGCTAGAGCTTCTTTAAACAATGTGCTTTAGGAAACTAATGAGGCAAACCCCTTCAAACATGAAAGCATAAAATGAAATGTTGCAGAAATTCATATGCACTATCGTTCATGCTCGAAATCATATGGCAATTTGTTTGTTGAGAAAAACTCTAGAAGTAGAATGAAACTAGAAAACATTTAGCTGGAAAATTCTATCTCAGATGGTACCCTGAGAAACAGTAATGTTGAAGGACATTGGCAATGGCATCGTTCCATAGCACTCTTTCTCCATACCAGTCGGACAGATCAAAGGATTTCCGACAATGCTGCATGAAATGTAAAAGACTGTTTTAGTCTTACATCAGTCACTGCAGATGCGGATCGATCTCAAGCCTCAGAGAGGCAAACAAATGATTGTCTGCCACTTATCAACCCAATGTTAGAAGGATATGATGCAGTACAGCAGAAATGTAAAAGATTTACTTGAATGTTCTCCCTGGTAACTTTGGCATAGGGCCACTCAAATTGTTGTAAGACAGGTCCCTGAAGCATAAATACCACAAGATCTTCTTGGTTACAAACATCGATCCAAGCATGAAGCTACTTAGTGCATGAAGATTCAGAAACCAGTGGACTAACATGAACGCAAGTTGAGTGATGTTCACCAAAGACAGAGGAAATTCCCCAGAGAGACTATTGTTGTTGAGCCTCCTGCTCAATCACCAAACGCAACATAAGAAAGGAAGTGTTGGTGACCCCATGATTCAAAACCATCGGATTATTGCAAAACGCTTCTTTTGTGCTTATGGCTTTCTTCACTTACAGGTACTGAAGTCCTCTCAGATTGCCCAAGGAAGTAGGTATTGCACCAGAGAATTCGTTGTTGGAGAGATCAAGGGTGTGAAGCCCGAAGAGCTTCCCAATCTCTGGAGGTATTGACCCAGATATGTTGTTGTTCTGCAGGAGCCTGCAAATGTAGTCAAGACATGAGAAAGAAAGATTAAGATTTGATTGATCAGCTCCAACTATCACAAAGAACTCACACAACTTCGAGATTTGTCAGATTTCCTATGCTTGGGGAAAGTGTGCCTGATAGATTCTGGCTTGGAGTTCCTCTGCCAAAAATGTCACAAGAATAACTCTAAATCACCTACGCCTCTTCCAAAGAGAACCAGTTTCTCAAGCTAATATGACCGCAGCTaccatgaaagaaaaagaaagaaagaacaaaaggtggaataacaTCATCTACCAATTCACTTGTCGTGATACTTACAGCCCAATGACCAGGTTCTCAGGTGAGCATGTAACCATGGTCCAGCTGCATGGATCAACAGAGTCCTGGTCCCAGTTCTCTAGAACGCCATGAGGATCCTCAAGAGAAGCCTTGATGCCCATCAGAGCTTGCACTGAAACAGAGTCCAATACCAAAAgagtaaaggaaagaaaaaaaatatcaacTCGATCTATTGAAGAAACTGAAAGGGGAAGAAGAATCGAGGCAGCGGCATGTCATGAATGCATTACCTTCAAAGTTAACACCTTTAGGGGAGAGCATAGCAGTTGCAGTAACCCAGGGCCAGAAGAAGAGCACCCAAAGCATCAAAGCTCTACCATCGTCCACTTCCATTGAACTCAGAGGCTATGAAGAATACCAGCAAGAGGAGAGATGTGGATGGGTTCAAGGCCGTTTCTGATCTTTAGCTGGGCTTTTTTGCTCAGCAGAAAAAGGTAGATTTCTTGCATGACTTCCTCATGTCAGGAGCCATGGCAGCTTACCAGTGGGATCTGATGCCATGACAAAAGAAAGCCACAGACAGGAAGGGGGTTGAAGAGATAGAGAGATATGTGGAGTGAGTTCTAGGAGTGCAATGCTCCAAAGGAATCAGAATGAAAGTTTTTGGTGGGTCACAGTGAGCAATGTGGTTTGGCAAGTGTGTAAGGGAGAATTTTGTGACTGATCAAAGAATAGCAagatctgatttttattggatacGTTGGATATGCCCACTGATGTGAGATATGATGCATTTTAAGAAGACAACAAAGTAATGTGACGGACAGACACCGGTACATTTTTCCTTCGAAGCAATTAAACAACAAGGACTTGATCATAGCATTTTGAATGAATTGAGAACCTTATTGGATTATGAAGAGTGGTAATGATTCTGGTCTCCAAAGGGCAGTATAATAATATGTGTTATCATTGATCGAAGCCCTCTTTTGCATCAGTTCCAGCTACTGCTGTGGTCATTGTTTCCATGGGCTGCAATGATGACATTTTGGAATCATAGAATAATATCACCGCAATATATGATCCTCAACTTTACATCGAACACAAGCAAATGTGGGCAAATTCCATCTCACCTTCAACTTTGTTTCGTCATTGATCAAATGCAAGACCTTGAAAAGGAGATCCTTTGATCCTGTGATCCAGAAAAAAGAAAGAGTGAACCGACTTTTGTCCCTTTCAGTCAGCAATGATGTCTGAATCCATCGGTAGGAACAATGTATTAGGGCTTCAGAATATGAAATGACAAGTTGCAAAGAGGAAAGAACAGGGGCTTTTAATCCGAGTGCAAGTGGAAGAAACGAAGGGAAAGGCAATATTAAAAGGAGGAGTTGGTGTTGTTTACGCCATGGGAATCCAACGTTTGCTAGGTTTGGCCATCCGGTAAAGTCACAGATCCACAAACAAAAGGATGGGCTGAGGACTCAGCCGTGCCTTGTTGCAGTCTCGTGATGCGTGTATGAGCATATCTTTGTTGGATTGTCCTGTCCTCTATTAGATGCAGTGCTGTATGTACACACACTCTTATCACTCTCTCTCTTCCAAATGCAACTCCTCTTCTATGATGAAGACGATCAGATCACACACAGACACGGCAGTGGTACTTGCAGTTCACTGTGAAACCACAAACCACGCAGTATCAAACAGCAGCAGGTACGAAATGGTAAACAAAAGAGAGAGCAGCAATTCAAAAGCGAAAGCTGCCGTCTCGCCTGCCTTCTTTCATCTTTTCTTCTTGCTTTTCCATCGCAGGATGAAATTGGATGTGGCATATATTCTTTCTCCTTGAGTTGAGAGATAAAAGCGGAAAGTAGCTCTCCTTAATGAATGCTTAAGATGCGAGGAATGGATGAATAAACGAGAAGGATGGAAGCATAAGGGAATCAAAGAATTATTCTTGGATTTTAAGTTTGATGACTATGAAAAATCATTTTGGTACTCTAAATTGATGTACATAGTATATgtaatagcagataagatttccttaactgtatgagaaaatctctctaatctgttgagggaaattattcctcttaacctgtataaatagggagagaacaACTTCAATAAAAACATCTTCTTCAGTAATTTCTGTCTTCTATTCTCCTTTAACATGGTATCAAAGCTATCACCGTAAAGGCCACTTCTAAACATCTCGAAGTGGACCAGCTTCCTCAGCCGCGACTCCATCACAACCACTCCCCCCTCCGTCGCTGCTCTCGTCGTGACCACACCCGGCATCGTCGTCAGGCGGCAGCACTAGCGGCATCTTCATTACTGTGGCATTTTCCACGGAGAACGGTGGATGCTACAACTTCCTCTCCATAAGCAAACGGTGGAtgctccttccctcttctcctccctgcGCTGGCGGCATTCTTTACTGTCGCCTTTCCTCTACCGGTTCCTGCAGAAGCAAAGCCGACGTAGCCTCGCGACTGATTGCTTCCTGGCCAGCGGCCTCTCCTCCTCGTTCTcgtatctcgctcgagcgagaagggtcgCGACTGTTCTGCCTCGCCATCCTCAATTGGCTCGCCCTCCATCAGCTTGGCCAACTGATCTCCGTCACCCGTGACCTTGCCGCACTGCCCCGCACTACGTCCAAGAACTGCTAGCCCCATCCCCAAATCCTTGACCTCGCTGCCAACAACCTCGCTGGGCCCGACCTGGCATCGCTAAGCGAGCTGCGAGTCTTGGCCGGCTGCTAACTCCGCTCATTGCTGTAGTTGGCACGAAGTCGCAATAGCCTCCTCTGTCATAGTAGCCTCCTCTACCGTAGTAGCCTTATCTACCGTAGCAGTTGCAGTAGAGATGCATAGTTGATCATTGTAGATTTCTCCTCCTCCAGCCTCTTCCTCTGCCACAACAGCCATAACAGCTGCGGCCGTAACAGTCACAACCATGGCAACAGTGATGTGCTCTTGCTCTTCTCACaagcctcctccctccctcctcctttTCTATAAAGATCCCtcttcagtaaaaaaaaaaaaaaaaaagagagagagagaaaaaaaaaagtttgggaTGTCTTCATTATCTTCTTCTGATATTCCAATTACTATTTCTGCAGGAACTCATAGTACTtctcctacagggcttatctccatcaatgctgctacgctaatccctttcaagttatcaaatgaTGGCAACTATGTATCCTAGCGGGCTCagttttctaatctcttatttggatacgacttactCGGCTATGTTGACGACTCCTTCAATTGTCCGCCAGCCATGATCAACATCCCCAGAGAACctagtccagtaccaaatccggcTCACAAATTGTGGCTGCattaagatcgtctcatcctcaaagctattcaagcctccatTGCTTGAACCATCAGTCCATTGATACCCTCATGTGGGACTGCTACTGAagcatggtctaaactgcaaactacTGTAGCAAATCATTCgcatactcgcaagctcagtcttctatccaagctaatgatgacaaaacaagagggaagtactatcactgattatctacaaaatatcaaagttatctttacctccttctcggccAAGTGACACTCACGTACCTCCACCTGACCCAGCctgtgtcaatgactctcaaTCGCTTATTCTAACAACTCAACCTCACGGTCCCGTAGTCTCTAACCATCCTATGATCACAcgctctaagagtggtatttttAAAACACGTTAGatccttgacctacatgctatcatggattcctcatccaccactgttgaacccaccaccttccctcaagcccaaaaatcttcgcATTAGCATACTGCCATGCGTGagaaatataatgccctcctccataactcaacatgggatctagtaccctCTCATCTTATGCAAAACATCATcaagtgtaagtgggtctttcgaattaagcggaactcaGATGGCTCTATAGCTCGATATAAGGTATGCCTcgttgccaaagggtttcatcaaagacttagagttgatttcactgagatatTTAGTCTCATTGTTAAGCCAACtacaatcagacttatcttgagtttggccaCAACTAAGGGCTGATAATtatgacaattggatgttaataatgcctttttacaaaGGAATCTAACCAAAGctatttttatgcaacaacctcctggtttcacttATCCTCAGTATCCAGGGCATGTTTGCAAACTATGAaaaactatttatggactttgtcaggctccaagagcttggtacatagAACTTGGCTCTTTTCTTACTTCAGTTagctttctcaactccaaatctgatacctcgttatttctaCGACAACACTATGGTAACACAATATATATTCTAGTATATGTGGTTGACATCATTATCAGAGGTAACAATCTCGTAGAAATCCAAATGTTCATCAAACATTTGGTAGATCGGTTctcgctcaaagatctaggacccttgaaCTACTTTCTAGGCGTAAAAGCTATATTCACATCCTCTGGTCTCTTTCTCTTATAaaaaaagtacattcaagatttattatcaaaaacaaatatgcaGGACGTAAAtacggttacaactcctctctttgCTAGTGGCTCTCTTaaattatctgatggaagtcATACTACGGAGtccactcaataccgacaagtcattggctccttatagtacttaaCTCTTACCCGTCTggacatctcatttgcagtcaacaaattatcacagtttatgcagaggCCATCTACTATTCACTGGTCTACGGTCAAACAAATCCTACGATATCTTAAGGGAACCCTCAATCATAGTCTCTTTCTTCGTAAAtactctccacttcatcttcatgcattTGCTGACACCGATTGGGCAGGCAATGTTGATAATCGaatatccacatcggggtatattatctttctttgcGCTAATCCAattagagttctaagaagcaaaagataatcgcacggtctacaactgaagttgaataccgtgccatcgccactgccactgtagaactcaattaggtcacaaatctgctcaaagaactcaacatcaggtccactcctataatatattgtgataatgtcggagctacctatctgtgtgcTAATCTGGTATTCTACTCTcgtatgaaacatattgctatcgacttccactttgtgtgagatcaagttgtccgccgtcaacttaGTATTTCTCATGTATATACGACTGATcaattagccgactcactcaTGAAGTCTCTCACTCGTAAACTATTTacattgcatcgatccaagattggtatccttgataggagcaccatcttatgGGGGTATGATAACAAATAAAATTTTTCTAGCTGTATGAGGAAATATCTCTACTCTACTCTGTTGAGAGAAATCTACCCtcttaacctgtataaatagggagagaacaGCTTAAGTAAAACATCTTCCTTTAACAGTATATTTTAGCATGAACAATATCCTGCAGATTTCTGTTCTATCATGAGCACCTGATGCCAGCTCAAAGTAAATTGCTGAGCTTTGACTGGTGAATCATTCAGTCTTATCCATTTGGATGATTGGTGAATCCATTCATGTGCTGATTCTGATGCTGTTTCTTGCGGATGGCATTGCAGGATGAAGCTGCTTTTGCCTCTCAAATGCACAAACGCATGATGCGCTGCCTGTGCATGGACACTGTGGGCTCTGATAAGAGCTTCCCTTCCGTATTCCACCACTGagattcttcttcatctattcacCTCATCAAATGTGGCATGTTCTCTTTATCAAGCTTGGCAGTAAGATATCCATCCATGTTCTCAATTCCTTGGTTGCATGGCTTTAAAGTTTTCTTGTGTGTTCTACGTTTTGGATGTTGACGAAATATTATTAAGAGAACATCACCCAAGATTAATGGGGTTAACAAGGGTTAGTTCTCTCAAAAATTGACTGCTCCCTTTGGCAActtttacaaaagaaagaaagatggcATACTTTTCTTCCCCAGTGCCTTTTCCTATGAACATATGGGGAATCCTCCTCAACTTTTAAGCATGAAACATGGCCTCAAactttgccaaaggagctcatgaaAAAGCTGACTTTGGGACTTCTAAGTGCATTTGTTTGAATCTCAAAGTTTATCAATCAGCAAAAGCACTTGATAGCTGAAACAtatggagattttttttttccctgttCTAATCCAGTGTGTGAATTACGAAGAACCAACAATGATATTAATGATTTAAAAAGGTTAAAGGTGAATGATGCTGATGCGTAGTGGATCAAAGCTAGGTAGTGGCAGGTTGAGGAGAAAGAGAAGTGGACCAATGGGAATCCCTTTTTGCAGCATCGGGTTTACAAATGAATGTGCAGTCCAAGGGACATATTTTCCTTCTCTCATCACCCCTCCACCCACTTTGCACTGCTTTCTAAAGCGTGCAGCTCTGCCCATTTTGTTCTCTCGCCCAAGACAGACCTCTCGAGAACGGCTAAAAGAAACACAACAATACCTGCTACCTGGAATGCTTCTCCCTGTCCAAGAAGAATGTTTGAGCCTTCTATTAGCTATCACAATGATTCCCTTGGATTCTCTTTCCTAGAGGAAGGAGTTCATTGTGGAGTATTCCTCTGAGTGTCTCAAATAATAGTACATTGAATCTATCATGTTACCCAGAACAGTCAAAGGAGTGACGATTCAATGGCATGATAGTGAGTTATATATGAGTAGTACATCAAAAGTAGGCCAAGATAAGTAGAATACAGAGGCCATGTATTTACCAATTCGTTGTGGTATTTAGCTGGAGCCTTAGTTAAAACGCGTGTTTGGAATAATCCAAAAGCAACATCTGTGTTTACAGATTAGAACAAGGACAATTATTCCTGGGTGCTATCTGATGTTACTGGCCAGCTTGCTCTTCAAAAACCAGGGCCCCTTGTGATGATTGATACCTGCACTGGATGCATGACAAGCTCCCAGTCATTGTTCGTCGACAGATGATATCCACATCCAGTACTGTCATTATTCTTGGATTTGTGTGTCACTTATAAGACACTGTCCCTAACCATGGGTGAAGCAGATCTCAGTCAAATCTCATTGACAACGAGGCATTGTCCTGCATGCTTGTACCTAAGCTTATGATTGTTATTCTCTAAATAGCAAAGTGGGGGATGTTACCTGTGCATGTGAATGCGTATGTAATTGAAGAGAGTTATTAAGGGTTCCTTTCAACTCATCATGGTGCAATAAATCCTCATCTCTAACTTTAAGGTAAAGCTTCTACAGCTACTGACGGATAGACCATAAAGTTGATGAAACTGATCATAAGCCAACATAcagaccaaacaataacataacatGACATCCAGAAAAATTGCATAATATCACATTCAGTCTCCATAATTCTTTCCCAAGTATCAGTACTGGCAACTCGGATGAAACAGAACAAATATGATAATTCCATTAGATGCATACAAGGCATGTGAGATGGGTTTAGACTATTGCCACTCAGAAAAGGGAAGTTGTTAGCTCCTTTACGTCTGCTTCGACCTGGTTGTAATCTGCCTGCAACTTCTCTTGCACCTCTTGGACCAATTCCCCTTTGGTTGGCTTGGTTAGAACCAATACACAACATGTCGGCCTCTTGGTGACCCCGGCAACCACAAGATCTTGCAAATAAGTGGGGAAAAACTGAATATGAGGCATGAAGAAAAGGACAGCAGCAAAGCAGGAGATTTCCTATCTGTTTGAGCAGAATCAGAAATTCTACACCCCACCTTGTTCTATGAGTATTTGACCCATTACTGATCAGATTTCCAACAATACAGAAAGTGGTAACTGTAGTTAACCAGAAATCCTGGATCATGCCACACTTGCTTAGGTAAT
This genomic stretch from Musa acuminata AAA Group cultivar baxijiao chromosome BXJ3-9, Cavendish_Baxijiao_AAA, whole genome shotgun sequence harbors:
- the LOC135649763 gene encoding protein NSP-INTERACTING KINASE 1-like isoform X2, with the protein product MEVDDGRALMLWVLFFWPWVTATAMLSPKGVNFEVQALMGIKASLEDPHGVLENWDQDSVDPCSWTMVTCSPENLVIGLLLQNNNISGSIPPEIGKLFGLHTLDLSNNEFSGAIPTSLGNLRGLQYLRLNNNSLSGEFPLSLVNITQLAFMDLSYNNLSGPMPKLPGRTFNIVGNPLICPTGMEKECYGTMPLPMSFNITVSQGDPTPQRPKRHKLILALASSIGSICLISLAFGLFIWCSQRHNQQIFFDVKDQHKEEVCLGNLKRFQFRELQVATNNFSSKNLLGKGGFGNVYKGQLQDGTLVAVKRLKDGNAAGGEIQFKTEVEMISLAVHRHLLRLCGFCITATERLLVYPYMSNGSVATRLKAKPALDWSTRKRIALGAARGLMYLHEQCDPKIIHRDVKAANILLDDYCEAVVGDFGLAKLLDHRDTHVTTAVRGTVGHIAPEYLSTGQSSEKTDVFGFGILLLELITGLRALEFGKAANQKGAMLDWIKKMHQEKKLDMLVDKDMKSYDRIELEEVVQVALLCTQYLPGHRPKMSEVVHMLEGDGLAERWEASQRTEALKLKVPDFHSDRYSDITVTDDSLLVEAMELSGPR
- the LOC135649763 gene encoding protein NSP-INTERACTING KINASE 1-like isoform X3: MEVDDGRALMLWVLFFWPWVTATAMLSPKGVNFEVQALMGIKASLEDPHGVLENWDQDSVDPCSWTMVTCSPENLVIGLGTPSQNLSGTLSPSIGNLTNLEVVLLQNNNISGSIPPEIGKLFGLHTLDLSNNEFSGAIPTSLGNLRGLQYLRLNNNSLSGEFPLSLVNITQLAFMDLSYNNLSGPMPKLPGRTFNIVGNPLICPTGMEKECYGTMPLPMSFNITVSQDQHKEEVCLGNLKRFQFRELQVATNNFSSKNLLGKGGFGNVYKGQLQDGTLVAVKRLKDGNAAGGEIQFKTEVEMISLAVHRHLLRLCGFCITATERLLVYPYMSNGSVATRLKAKPALDWSTRKRIALGAARGLMYLHEQCDPKIIHRDVKAANILLDDYCEAVVGDFGLAKLLDHRDTHVTTAVRGTVGHIAPEYLSTGQSSEKTDVFGFGILLLELITGLRALEFGKAANQKGAMLDWIKKMHQEKKLDMLVDKDMKSYDRIELEEVVQVALLCTQYLPGHRPKMSEVVHMLEGDGLAERWEASQRTEALKLKVPDFHSDRYSDITVTDDSLLVEAMELSGPR
- the LOC135649763 gene encoding protein NSP-INTERACTING KINASE 1-like isoform X1 is translated as MEVDDGRALMLWVLFFWPWVTATAMLSPKGVNFEVQALMGIKASLEDPHGVLENWDQDSVDPCSWTMVTCSPENLVIGLGTPSQNLSGTLSPSIGNLTNLEVVLLQNNNISGSIPPEIGKLFGLHTLDLSNNEFSGAIPTSLGNLRGLQYLRLNNNSLSGEFPLSLVNITQLAFMDLSYNNLSGPMPKLPGRTFNIVGNPLICPTGMEKECYGTMPLPMSFNITVSQGDPTPQRPKRHKLILALASSIGSICLISLAFGLFIWCSQRHNQQIFFDVKDQHKEEVCLGNLKRFQFRELQVATNNFSSKNLLGKGGFGNVYKGQLQDGTLVAVKRLKDGNAAGGEIQFKTEVEMISLAVHRHLLRLCGFCITATERLLVYPYMSNGSVATRLKAKPALDWSTRKRIALGAARGLMYLHEQCDPKIIHRDVKAANILLDDYCEAVVGDFGLAKLLDHRDTHVTTAVRGTVGHIAPEYLSTGQSSEKTDVFGFGILLLELITGLRALEFGKAANQKGAMLDWIKKMHQEKKLDMLVDKDMKSYDRIELEEVVQVALLCTQYLPGHRPKMSEVVHMLEGDGLAERWEASQRTEALKLKVPDFHSDRYSDITVTDDSLLVEAMELSGPR